In Pseudodesulfovibrio sp. JC047, the genomic window CTTGCCCAGTTCGATACCGATGATCGCACTCGATCCAGCTGCCAGCATCACCCCCATGCCAAAGGTGAAACAGAAAAATGGCAAAATGATATTGACCGCAGCCATGGCCAGCGGCCCGGCATATCGCGCAATGAAAAAGGCGTCCACAATCTGATACAGCGAAATCAGAAACATGCTGAAGACAGACGGCATGACAAATCGGAGGTAGTCGAAAAACGACCACTTTCTACTATAAAAATGTTCCATACTCTTTTCCTGAACCCAAAATTCCCAAAAAGCAGCCACTGTTTGCCACAGACGAATTCCCTCAGTTCAACGCTGTGTTCTAAGATGACATGCTGTCAAAATTAACCGCTTAATTTCAGTAATTTACCATAGCGGATTCCCAAAGTATACCGCGTTCGGCCCCCATGTACCTTGAACCCGATAGAAATATGCGAGTTGCATAGTTGCGTCTTTTTCTTTAGGTACCGGCCAAGGCCTGTGACAAGTCGCCAGGGGTGGTTGGCTCTGTTGCACAGCAAATTTACGTGATCCTGAAAGCCGTGGAGGCACAACATGATTCTTCTGGACGGAAAGGGAACAGCGGCGAAAATTCGAGCCGAAATACAAGAGGAAACTGTCGGATTGGCAGCCAAATATGGTCGCAAACCCGGTCTGGCAGTAGTGTTGGTAGGTGAAGACCCGGCCAGCCAGGTCTATGTGCGGAACAAGGAACGAGCCTGCACCGATTGTGGCATCGAATCCATGCCGCACCGCCTTGAAACAACCACACAACTCGAACTCGAAGGACTGATCCAGAAACTGAACCGCGACGTCAACGTCGACGGCATTCTCGTTCAGCTCCCCCTGCCCGAGGGATTGGATTCCCAAAAAATCCTGGATCTCATTGATCCGAACAAGGACGTGGATGGATTCCATCCCGTGAACGTGGGCAAGATGTCCCTCGGCCTGCCGGGCTTCAAGCCCTGCACTCCCGCCGGTGTCATCAACCTGCTGAAACGCTACGATCTGGACCCGGCCTGCAAAAAAGCCGTGGTTATCGGACGCTCCAACATCGTGGGCAAACCCCTTGCCATGATGCTGTCCCAAAGCGGTCCCTGCGCCAACGCCACCGTGACCCTCTGCCATTCCCGGACACAAAATCTCAAAGAAGAATGCCTGGAAGCGGACTTCATCTTCGCAGCCATCGGACGGCCCAATTTCGTGACCGCCGATATGGTCAAGGAAGGCGCTGTCGTGGTGGATGTCGGCATCAACCGAACTGACGAAGGACTCGCCGGAGATTGCGATTTCGAAGGACTCAAAGACAAGGTTCACGCCATGACACCGGTCCCCGGCGGCGTGGGACCAATGACCATCGCACAACTGATGGTCAACACACTCGAAGCCTTCAAAATGCACGTCGGCGCATAATCGCTTTCAGCGGGAGCCTACCGGCAGTCGCTTTCAGCGGGACCAGAGAACCCTTTGAAAAGGGTTCTCTGGACTCTCCGAAACTTTTTGTCGCTCGCTTCGCTCGAGGCTGTCGGCAGCATTTTTTCGTGCGGCTCTTGAAAGAGCGTTGTAAACAATGGTATTTTTTACAAACTCTATTGAAAAGGCTTAAAACATGTCTTTTCTTTACCCATCCCCTCTTTCATCTCTCTTGTTTCTTCAATCCCACTCAACGAATGTCGTGAGAACCCGCCGAAGGCGCGATAAAAAGTTCTGGAAGGGAGTCCAGAGGGGAACCTCTTCCAAGAGGTTCCCCTCTGGCCGCCGGAGGCATACAAAGGCGTCCCCTTGGACTATTAGATAATTTCGGCGCCGCTGAGTATGGCGACGAATCGTTTGAAGATTTGCATATCGACACTTGCCCTCATTTCATTTCGAATGAGAGAGAGTGCTTCGTAGGGTTGCATGGCTTCGGCGTAGGGTCTGTTTGTCGTGAGGGCGTCGTAAATATCGGTAAGCGTGATAATGCGGACGGGCATGGGAACGTTGTCGCCTCTGATTCCGGCGGGGTATCCTTTGCCATCGAGAGTTTCGTGATGAAAAAGAATGCAGTTGATGGTATTTTGCGTCATGGGCAGATGTGCGCACATGGAAACACCATGAACGGGATGTTCCTTGATGATTTCGCGTTCTGCCTGAGTCAGAGGACCGCGTTTGTTGAGAATTCGTTTGGGAATTTTGGCTTTGCCAACATCGTGTAGAAGTGCTCCCAATCCGAATTCGAAAACTTCGTGGTCGCTCATTTCGTAGGTTTGAAAAAGGGCGACCGAATAGATGAACACCTGCATACAATGGGTGTATGTCTTGTAGTCGTGTGAGATGAACGGGGCGACAGATGAAAGTGAGTTGTCGGCAGCGAGGAACTTGATGGAATTTTTGACCACGGCGGAAATGCGGTCGAAGTGCCTGGCGCGAAGTGCACTTGGCAGCTTGCGTTCAAAAACGTTCTGCATGACCACGTTGGCGGCTTCGTAAAGAATTTTGGTACGGACAGAAATAGAGAGCGTCTCGTCCTGAATGATTGTACCCAGGTTTTGCTCAATATACTTTTCATACAGCGGTTTGTCAGTCCCCTGAATGTAGATTTCCTTGATACCGTTCTTGTGAAGAACCTGACTATGGCGAATGGTGAATTTCTGGCCGGAGGCGGTGTAAAGGACAAAGTCTCCACCCCGCCAAAGGTAGATAGAAAATTCCCCCAACGCTTCCGGAAACATCATGACCGGAGGTACGGGAAAGTAGGATACCGGCCGAGCGGCTCTTAATTTTGTACCCATGTTCGAATTTCATATAATAAGCAGCTTTGAAATGCTAGTGAAAATCGAGAAAATGTCTAAACAATTAACATATAGAACAATGCGTTGAAGCATGGTCAAGGTGCCAATTTTCAATCCTGAAAAAGACGCTTGAGGACCGATTCTATTTCGATGAAGTCGATGGGTTTGGCGATGTAATCTGTCATGCCGCTGTTGAGAAACATTTCGCGGTCTCCAAGCATGGCGTGGGCGGTCATGGCAATGATGGGGATATAGGGGTTCAGGGCGGAATCGGGGGAGGCATTTCGGATAATTTCCGTGGCCTGCACACCATCCATATCGGGCATTTGGATGTCCATGAACACGGCGTCAAATGAACGCTCTCTGAGTTTGTCCAGGGCCTCTTGTCCATTGGAGGCCGTCTCTGACATGTGGCCAAGCTTGCCGAGCATCTGCGTTGCCATGTGCCGATTGATCCGGTTGTCTTCCACCACAAGAAAGGAAAGCCCTTCCTTGAGGGATTTGGTTGCCTGGCGGTGTGGGGTTTTGGAAGTGAGGGCAAATGGTTCGAAAAGCATGTCGAGGGTCAGGTGAATGGTTGTTCCCTTGGTGTGCGTACTGTCGATGGCCAATTGGCCGTGGAGGAGATGGACAAGCCGTTTGACGATGCCGAGACCGAGACCTGTTCCTTGATGTTGACGGATATATGAGCCATCGACCTGGGTGAACGGTTCAAATATGCTGTCGAGCATGTTGTTCGGAATGCCGATGCCGGTATCCTTGACGGAGAAGAGCAGACGAACCGTGCCGGCTTGCGTGTCTTTTTCAAGACAGCGAACGGTGATAGCGACTTTTCCCTTAGGGGTAAATTTAATCCCGTTTCCGATGAGATTGAAAAGAATCTGTTTGAGTCTGGTTTTCCCTCCGATGACCAAAGGCGGGACATTTTTGTTGATGTGAACTGTCAGGTCCAGTCCCTTGTCAGAGGCCTGCGGTTTGAATGGCGACACAACATCCTGAATCAGTCCCTTGAGAGAAAAGGGTTCAGTGAGTATTTCCAGTTTTCCGGCTTCGATTTTTGAAAAATCCAAAATATCGTTGATGATGGAAAGCAGACTTTTCCCTGAAGCAATTGCCGTTTCGATGTAATCGGTCTGCTCGTCGGTAAGGCTGGTCCGCTGGGCCAGTTGCAACATGCCGAGTACCCCATTCAGAGGCGTTCTGATTTCATGACTCATATTGGCCAGAAATTCACTTTTGGACTGGTTTGCCGCTTCTGCCTGTTCTTTGGTCAGCCGAAGATCCTGTTCAAATCCCTTGCGTTCAATGGCTAGGGCGATCTGTTCGGAAACCGAGGTCAGCATGTCCACATCGCGGCGAGAGAACTGGTACGGATTCGTGTATGATTGGACAGCCATCACACCGACAACCTCCCCTTTGATTTTAAGGGGAGCACCGAGCCATGCCTGAGCCTGGCTGCCAATCATGGCCTCTTCGTTGATGCCTTTTTCGCGAAAATAGTCTGAACGGGCCACATGAAACGCGTCACAGGTCGTTCTGTTGTGTTCGGACGGGCCTTTGGTGCTGATGAGCATGGGCTTGCCGCTTTTGATGATTTCGACACTCAGGCTGGTTTTGTGGTGCGTGTGGATGTTGAATACTTTACCCATGAAATCGTCTTTTTCATCGGCATAGTACGTGAATTTCAGGTGCTTGCGTTGCGCATCCAGCAAGCCGATGAAAAAATTTCTGGCCGCGATGTGCCCGCTGAGAATGGCGTGGATGCGGTGATACAGTTCGTCGAGATCAGAGGTGGTGCTCACCGTGTTGGAAATGCGATAGAGAAGGTGTGTCACGGCTTCGGTATAGCGTCGTTTGGTGATGTCCACCACGGTCCAACTGATTCCCTGGTCGAGGTTGTCCCTGTCTACTGCCTTGAAGAATATTGTGGCCCGCAACATGATGTCGTCCGGGCGAACGAATTGATGTTCGGCCAGGTACTCCCCCTCTTCGATCAAGGCTATTTGCACGCGTCGTCGGAAACTTTCGTAATGTCGCCTGGATCGAAAGAGGTGTGAGCCGTCCGTGTGCAACAGGTCGTTTCGTTGAACGCCAAAGATATCTTCCGCCCGTTCATTGATTCGTTGGATGGTTCCGTGGCGAAACATGCCCATGCCGACCAAGGAGTTTTGCTGGATGACCTGCATTTCTCCCAAGGCAAGTTTGAGTCTGTTTTCCGATTGTTTCAAATCGGTGATATCAATCATGGAGGCAATGGATTGGGAACCTTCACCCAACATGTCGATCTGAATATGGATGTAGCGAATGGCTCCTGCCGTGTTGACGAATCGGAATTCATAAGACGTGGGAGTCGTATGGGTGGCGACTCGGCGTGTGGCATGGTGTGTCAGAACCAATACCTGATCTTCCGGGGCCACAAAATCGATGAGCGACATTTTTCCTTCAATTTCATCAAGTTTCCTGCCAGAAAGTGTAGCAAACTGCTTGTTTGCCTTGGAGATAATCGTATTTTCCTCCACGATGACTGTGGCGGTTCCGGTGGCCTCGAAGACCTGTCGATATCGTTGGTCGCTTTTTTCCTTGGCTTTTTTTGTCTGTAACTGGCGAGTAATGTCTGTGGTCACTCCGACCAACCCAGCGGGGGTATCATTCTGATCATGAAACAGGGCCTTGCGCATCAGAATATGCCGCTTTTCTCCTTTGATGAGCAGGGTTTTTTCGTATTCCTGAAACGGCCCATGGGTAAAAACCTTTTGATCTCTTTCTGTAAAAAATGCGGCTTCGTTTTCAGGCTGAATGTCTTCGATCCGTTTGCCGATAAGGGTCTCTCTTGGCAGTCCTATATAGTCGATGAACGCCTGATTACAGCCGATATACCGACCTTGAAGATCTTTGTAGAAAATCTGATTCGGCACAGCGTCAATAATGGCTTGCAAGGATGGTTGCCCAGGAGAAAAGGCCGTGTCCACTTCTGATGGTGTCGAAGAGACCGGGACAGTGAAAAATAGCGAAAGGATTCGGTCGAGTTCGTCCGGCATGGTGTGGTCCTTGACCACATAGTCGTATGCCCCGTGCCGAATGGCGGCGACGATGTCCCGAGGCGTGCTGCTTTGGGACAACACGATAACCGGCGGCAATGGTGCGGAGCAGGCCAGAAAATCAAGGGCTTCCAGCGCGGACATGCCCGGCAGATCCGCGTCGAGAAGCACAATATCCGGGTGGGTATCGGCAAGAATTTTTTGCGCGAAACAGATGTTTGACGTTGTCGCGAGCGTGTAGCCAGATGCGTCGAGACGATTGACCAGTGACGCCCTATCGGCAGGGAAGGCGTCGATGATGAGTATGCTGGGCAAGTTCACACGGCGGTCCTTTGGCTGAGTATGGAAAGGCCAAAAGAGGTACCACGCCTCTCGTCGCTCTGTCCATGGTCCCTTGTGCCGAAGCCGGGAACACGCTACCATATGAAAATCCAAAAGTTTCAGGAGAAAATTGATGCACCGTATTTTCATGATGATCGTTTGTCTTGTAACCCTGCTGGTTGTTCCGGTCAGGGCTTCGGAGAGTGTATTGTTTGTGGCTGACCGGGATTTTGCCCCCTATTCGATGATGGTCGAAGGCCATCCCGCCGGTATTGATGTGGATGTGTTGACAGAAATCGCCCGTCGGGCGGACGTCCCGATCAAGATAGAATGCAAACCGTGGGAAACGGTCGTGTCCATGATCAAAAGCGGCGAGTGTGTTGGTGCGACCTCCTTGTTCAAAAATCCTGAACGCGAGCAGTTTGCCATTTTCATGGATGCGGCACCTGTTCATGTGAGTGATTATGTCATCTTCACCAAGGTGGGGACCAAATTCTCCTTTCGGACCTATGACGACCTGCGCGGCAAGATTCTCGGCAAGGTCGCCGGAGTTTCCTTGGGAGAGGAATTTGCTGCGGCTCGGGCTGATGGTCGTGTTGAAGTCAGGGAATATCCCGATATCGTCGCGTCCGTGCGAGGGCTTCTCGAAGGAGAAATCGATGGGTTCATCGGGAATATGGATGTCACCTACGCACTGTTGAAACCCATGGGGATGACCAGTTCCATCGTGTATCTGCCCAAAAAGATTATCGAGGACAAACCGTCGTATCTGGTCCTTTCCCGGGCTTCGGAGCTTGAAGACAAGGACGCTCTTATCAATACCTTTGAACACGTTTTGGCGCAGATGCGGGAAGATGGAACCTATAACGCGATTGCCAAACGGTATCTTTTCCGATTTTAAATGTATCGGTCTAACAACGAACTACAAATGGGTGTCCATGATCTGAACGAGCAAGGTCATCTCTTTCTGGAAGGCGATCAGTTGCTCCGGCGTGTTCGTTTTTTCCCGACAGGCCGTCTCAAGGCTGGCCGCAGCCTGTGCCGCTGCGTCCGCACCGATGGACATGCATATTGACTTGATGGTGTGCGCCAGGGCGTGGGCATTGCTCGGGTCCTGTGCATCCAATGTCTGCTTCAATTCTTCCGTTCTGGTGTTCAATTCGGTCCGCGCGGCAAACAGGAAATCCTCAAATGTGGCCTTGTCCACACCGAGATAGTCCATTGCTGCGTCTGGCGTCCACGTTTCGCCCGGAGTATTTGGCCGGGGACTGATCGTTTTTTCAATTTTTTCGGTTTTTTGGGGCGGAACAGGCGGAGCCGTTCCGATCAGTCTATTAATGATGGTTGCAAGTTCAAGAAAATCAACGGGTTTTGAAATGTAATCGTTCATGCCCGCGTCCAGGCTCTTGTCTCTGAATTCCTTGAGAGCGTGTGCCGTGACGCCGATGATGGGGATGTCGGGATTTGGAATGGGACCACCGGGCACAGCGGACCGAATGGTCTTTGTC contains:
- the folD gene encoding bifunctional methylenetetrahydrofolate dehydrogenase/methenyltetrahydrofolate cyclohydrolase FolD, translating into MILLDGKGTAAKIRAEIQEETVGLAAKYGRKPGLAVVLVGEDPASQVYVRNKERACTDCGIESMPHRLETTTQLELEGLIQKLNRDVNVDGILVQLPLPEGLDSQKILDLIDPNKDVDGFHPVNVGKMSLGLPGFKPCTPAGVINLLKRYDLDPACKKAVVIGRSNIVGKPLAMMLSQSGPCANATVTLCHSRTQNLKEECLEADFIFAAIGRPNFVTADMVKEGAVVVDVGINRTDEGLAGDCDFEGLKDKVHAMTPVPGGVGPMTIAQLMVNTLEAFKMHVGA
- a CDS encoding HD domain-containing phosphohydrolase, coding for MGTKLRAARPVSYFPVPPVMMFPEALGEFSIYLWRGGDFVLYTASGQKFTIRHSQVLHKNGIKEIYIQGTDKPLYEKYIEQNLGTIIQDETLSISVRTKILYEAANVVMQNVFERKLPSALRARHFDRISAVVKNSIKFLAADNSLSSVAPFISHDYKTYTHCMQVFIYSVALFQTYEMSDHEVFEFGLGALLHDVGKAKIPKRILNKRGPLTQAEREIIKEHPVHGVSMCAHLPMTQNTINCILFHHETLDGKGYPAGIRGDNVPMPVRIITLTDIYDALTTNRPYAEAMQPYEALSLIRNEMRASVDMQIFKRFVAILSGAEII
- a CDS encoding response regulator produces the protein MNLPSILIIDAFPADRASLVNRLDASGYTLATTSNICFAQKILADTHPDIVLLDADLPGMSALEALDFLACSAPLPPVIVLSQSSTPRDIVAAIRHGAYDYVVKDHTMPDELDRILSLFFTVPVSSTPSEVDTAFSPGQPSLQAIIDAVPNQIFYKDLQGRYIGCNQAFIDYIGLPRETLIGKRIEDIQPENEAAFFTERDQKVFTHGPFQEYEKTLLIKGEKRHILMRKALFHDQNDTPAGLVGVTTDITRQLQTKKAKEKSDQRYRQVFEATGTATVIVEENTIISKANKQFATLSGRKLDEIEGKMSLIDFVAPEDQVLVLTHHATRRVATHTTPTSYEFRFVNTAGAIRYIHIQIDMLGEGSQSIASMIDITDLKQSENRLKLALGEMQVIQQNSLVGMGMFRHGTIQRINERAEDIFGVQRNDLLHTDGSHLFRSRRHYESFRRRVQIALIEEGEYLAEHQFVRPDDIMLRATIFFKAVDRDNLDQGISWTVVDITKRRYTEAVTHLLYRISNTVSTTSDLDELYHRIHAILSGHIAARNFFIGLLDAQRKHLKFTYYADEKDDFMGKVFNIHTHHKTSLSVEIIKSGKPMLISTKGPSEHNRTTCDAFHVARSDYFREKGINEEAMIGSQAQAWLGAPLKIKGEVVGVMAVQSYTNPYQFSRRDVDMLTSVSEQIALAIERKGFEQDLRLTKEQAEAANQSKSEFLANMSHEIRTPLNGVLGMLQLAQRTSLTDEQTDYIETAIASGKSLLSIINDILDFSKIEAGKLEILTEPFSLKGLIQDVVSPFKPQASDKGLDLTVHINKNVPPLVIGGKTRLKQILFNLIGNGIKFTPKGKVAITVRCLEKDTQAGTVRLLFSVKDTGIGIPNNMLDSIFEPFTQVDGSYIRQHQGTGLGLGIVKRLVHLLHGQLAIDSTHTKGTTIHLTLDMLFEPFALTSKTPHRQATKSLKEGLSFLVVEDNRINRHMATQMLGKLGHMSETASNGQEALDKLRERSFDAVFMDIQMPDMDGVQATEIIRNASPDSALNPYIPIIAMTAHAMLGDREMFLNSGMTDYIAKPIDFIEIESVLKRLFQD
- a CDS encoding transporter substrate-binding domain-containing protein — its product is MHRIFMMIVCLVTLLVVPVRASESVLFVADRDFAPYSMMVEGHPAGIDVDVLTEIARRADVPIKIECKPWETVVSMIKSGECVGATSLFKNPEREQFAIFMDAAPVHVSDYVIFTKVGTKFSFRTYDDLRGKILGKVAGVSLGEEFAAARADGRVEVREYPDIVASVRGLLEGEIDGFIGNMDVTYALLKPMGMTSSIVYLPKKIIEDKPSYLVLSRASELEDKDALINTFEHVLAQMREDGTYNAIAKRYLFRF